The following proteins come from a genomic window of Anaerolineae bacterium:
- a CDS encoding S8 family serine peptidase, which translates to MRSRSPIGQIIGALLLLATPLLLAAGPPATPGIPEVATHIVVFAEGADPGLAAEALARAHGLAVTHVYRHALRGMAAVVPEGRLEGLQRDPRVAYVEENVPVYLAEQVLPTGVDRIDADLSPVAGIDGVDTRVDADIAIIDTGVDRSHPDLNVAGVTDCAGPNPFRGSCKDGHGDDADGHGTHVAGIATALDNGVGVVGVAPGARIWAVKVFSDSGSGYLSWVIAGIDWVTARASDIEVANMSLSWGGNVASARTAIQNSVARGVVYVVAAGNGLSDVYGADGQFGTSDDTEPASYPEVATISALADFDGRPGGITSKTLRFSACTEDRDDSFACFSNYSRSVAPGNPVTSPGAAIDLMLPGVDILSTYKGGGYASMSGTSMASPHGAGLAALYIATHGRATNAAGVYAIRQALVDAGWNQNHLSGLTLFDDPDGNPERLGRAESGGSTPVDQPPTVSITDPSDGATVSGAVAVTAQATDDNGVTQVEFFVDGTSIGSDSDGSSGWSASWDTTAYTDVAYTVSATATDTAGQTASDSITVTVDNSTAPPPSDAMHVGDLDGSTTVAGRNWKATVTVTVHDAGHAPVASAAVTGTWSDGYSGSASCTTGAGGQCSVSTGAIKSVPSVTLTVTGVSRDGLTYDAGSNHDPDGDSSGTTISVNRP; encoded by the coding sequence ATGCGGTCAAGGTCGCCTATCGGACAGATCATCGGAGCCCTGCTATTGCTGGCCACCCCGCTCCTGCTGGCGGCCGGCCCGCCGGCCACGCCGGGCATCCCGGAGGTCGCCACTCACATCGTCGTGTTCGCCGAAGGCGCCGACCCGGGGCTGGCGGCGGAGGCCCTCGCTCGGGCCCACGGCCTGGCGGTGACTCACGTCTACCGTCACGCCCTCCGGGGCATGGCCGCCGTCGTCCCCGAGGGCAGGCTGGAGGGCCTGCAACGCGACCCGCGGGTGGCCTACGTGGAAGAGAACGTCCCCGTCTACCTGGCGGAGCAGGTCCTGCCCACCGGCGTGGACCGTATTGACGCCGACCTCAGTCCCGTGGCCGGCATAGACGGGGTGGATACGCGGGTGGACGCGGACATCGCCATCATAGACACGGGCGTGGATCGGTCGCATCCCGACCTCAATGTGGCCGGGGTCACCGACTGCGCCGGGCCCAACCCCTTCCGAGGCTCGTGCAAGGACGGCCACGGAGACGACGCTGACGGTCACGGCACCCACGTGGCCGGGATCGCCACCGCCCTCGACAACGGCGTTGGCGTGGTGGGGGTCGCTCCCGGCGCCCGCATCTGGGCGGTGAAGGTGTTCAGCGACTCTGGCTCCGGCTACCTCTCCTGGGTCATCGCCGGCATAGACTGGGTCACGGCGCGAGCCTCGGATATCGAGGTGGCTAACATGAGCCTGAGCTGGGGCGGCAACGTGGCCTCGGCCCGGACCGCCATCCAGAACTCCGTGGCTCGAGGCGTGGTGTACGTGGTGGCCGCCGGCAACGGCCTGTCGGACGTCTACGGGGCTGACGGCCAGTTCGGCACCTCCGACGACACGGAGCCGGCCTCCTATCCCGAGGTAGCCACCATCTCCGCCCTCGCCGATTTCGACGGCCGGCCCGGAGGGATCACCAGCAAGACCCTGCGCTTCTCCGCCTGCACCGAGGACAGGGACGACTCCTTCGCCTGCTTCAGCAACTACAGCCGCAGCGTCGCACCCGGCAACCCGGTCACCTCGCCCGGGGCCGCCATCGACCTCATGCTGCCGGGAGTGGACATCCTTTCCACCTACAAGGGGGGCGGCTACGCCTCCATGAGCGGCACTAGCATGGCCTCTCCTCACGGCGCCGGGCTGGCCGCGCTCTACATCGCCACCCACGGCCGGGCCACCAACGCCGCCGGAGTGTACGCCATCCGCCAGGCCCTCGTAGACGCCGGCTGGAACCAGAACCACCTCTCCGGCCTCACCCTCTTCGATGACCCCGACGGCAATCCCGAACGTCTGGGCCGGGCCGAGTCCGGCGGCTCAACGCCGGTAGATCAGCCTCCCACGGTCAGCATAACCGATCCGAGCGATGGGGCCACAGTGTCGGGCGCGGTAGCCGTCACCGCCCAGGCTACAGACGACAACGGCGTGACCCAGGTGGAGTTCTTCGTGGACGGCACCAGCATCGGGTCCGACAGCGACGGCTCCAGTGGGTGGTCGGCCAGCTGGGACACCACGGCCTACACCGACGTCGCCTACACCGTGTCCGCCACCGCCACCGACACCGCCGGCCAGACGGCCAGCGACAGCATCACCGTCACGGTGGACAACAGCACCGCCCCTCCACCCTCCGACGCCATGCACGTGGGCGACCTGGACGGATCCACTACCGTCGCGGGCCGGAACTGGAAGGCCACCGTCACCGTCACCGTCCACGATGCCGGGCACGCGCCGGTCGCCTCCGCCGCTGTGACCGGAACCTGGAGCGACGGCTACTCCGGGAGCGCCTCCTGCACCACGGGGGCCGGCGGCCAGTGCAGCGTGAGCACCGGAGCCATCAAGAGCGTCCCGTCGGTGACTTTGACCGTCACCGGAGTATCGCGAGACGGCCTCACCTACGACGCCGGCTCTAACCACGACCCGGACGGCGACAGCAGCGGAACCACCATATCCGTCAACCGGCCGTAG
- a CDS encoding N-acetylmuramoyl-L-alanine amidase: protein MRKATVLGLALAVALLAVALPGIGRVQAQGALAGQHICLDPGHGGTDPGATNEPFGLEEADINLDVAFGLKALLEYDGAMVVMTRTDDRYLTNSDRYTFCNAEKATLLISVHTNSVSDPTWDGSQTLYFKKEDLALAQAVHPVLYQYLLTGAPDQVAFRDLGLNQYASGVLLKSDMPAIMPEPLFMSCPDEAQELTVTIHAVDAEGVALLDATGDPMPNPECMGCRRAQIAQAIHAGVLAYVESGGEGGDDGGDNGGQGGPPCANPPCRK from the coding sequence ATGCGAAAGGCAACGGTTCTGGGCCTGGCCCTGGCAGTGGCGCTCCTCGCCGTCGCCCTGCCGGGCATCGGCCGGGTCCAGGCCCAAGGCGCACTGGCCGGCCAGCACATCTGCCTCGACCCCGGCCACGGAGGCACCGACCCCGGCGCCACGAACGAGCCCTTCGGCCTGGAGGAAGCCGACATCAACCTGGACGTGGCCTTCGGCCTCAAGGCTCTCCTGGAGTACGACGGAGCAATGGTGGTCATGACCCGCACGGACGACCGGTATCTGACCAACAGCGATCGCTACACCTTCTGCAATGCGGAGAAGGCGACGCTGCTGATCTCGGTCCACACCAACAGCGTGAGCGACCCCACCTGGGACGGCTCCCAGACCCTCTACTTCAAGAAGGAAGACCTGGCGCTCGCCCAGGCGGTCCATCCGGTGCTGTACCAGTACCTGCTGACCGGCGCCCCGGATCAGGTCGCCTTCCGCGACCTCGGCCTCAACCAGTACGCCTCCGGGGTGCTGCTCAAGAGCGACATGCCCGCCATCATGCCCGAGCCGCTGTTCATGTCCTGCCCCGACGAAGCGCAGGAACTCACGGTCACCATCCACGCGGTGGATGCTGAGGGAGTGGCACTGCTCGACGCTACCGGTGATCCGATGCCGAACCCCGAGTGCATGGGGTGCCGGCGGGCCCAGATCGCCCAGGCCATCCACGCCGGTGTGTTGGCTTATGTTGAGAGTGGAGGAGAGGGCGGAGACGATGGCGGGGACAATGGGGGCCAGGGCGGACCACCCTGCGCCAACCCGCCCTGCCGCAAGTAG
- a CDS encoding ABC transporter ATP-binding protein, which translates to MGTPAIVAEDLTYRYGDLTAVDHISFSVAEGEIFGFLGPNGAGKSTTVKMLTGQLRPKEGRATVLGLDVARRPKEVQAQIGVCFEVTNLYEQMSGIANLTLFAKLFGVKDFDAGALLRRVGLDGRGQDRVETYSKGMKQRLMIARALVNRPRILFLDEPTEGLDPASAVSIRNIILEERERGATVFLTTHDMMEADRLSDRVAFINQGRIVALDTPHALKQSYGQRRLRAEVATGDGALAVREIVLDRPETSAEVEALFRQERVITLHTEEATLEDIFIAITGRRLT; encoded by the coding sequence ATGGGCACTCCAGCTATCGTGGCGGAGGACCTCACCTACCGCTATGGCGACCTCACCGCCGTTGATCACATCAGCTTCAGTGTGGCCGAGGGGGAGATCTTCGGCTTCCTCGGTCCTAACGGGGCGGGGAAGTCCACTACGGTGAAGATGCTCACTGGCCAGTTGCGGCCCAAAGAGGGCCGGGCGACGGTGCTGGGGCTGGACGTGGCGCGGCGGCCCAAGGAAGTGCAGGCTCAGATCGGTGTCTGTTTCGAGGTGACCAACCTGTACGAGCAGATGTCTGGCATCGCCAACCTGACGCTGTTCGCCAAGCTCTTCGGGGTGAAGGATTTCGATGCCGGGGCGCTGTTGCGTCGGGTGGGGTTGGACGGCCGGGGCCAGGATCGGGTGGAGACTTACTCCAAGGGCATGAAGCAGCGCCTGATGATCGCCCGGGCTCTGGTCAACCGGCCGCGCATCCTGTTCCTGGACGAGCCCACCGAGGGCCTGGACCCCGCCTCGGCCGTCTCTATCCGCAACATCATCCTAGAGGAGAGGGAGCGAGGAGCCACCGTGTTCCTCACCACCCACGACATGATGGAGGCCGACCGGCTGTCCGACCGGGTGGCTTTCATCAACCAAGGCAGGATCGTGGCCCTGGACACTCCGCACGCCCTGAAGCAGAGCTACGGCCAGCGCCGCCTGCGGGCCGAGGTGGCCACCGGCGACGGGGCACTGGCGGTGCGGGAGATCGTGCTAGACCGGCCCGAGACGTCAGCCGAGGTGGAGGCTCTCTTTCGGCAGGAACGAGTCATCACCCTTCACACGGAAGAAGCTACCTTAGAGGACATCTTCATCGCCATCACCGGCCGGAGGCTGACGTGA
- a CDS encoding LamG domain-containing protein, translated as MERHSVSARPPVHGFGSSALLLLVLLVSLLPAVSPGSGWLSAEAAGPIPDPADVASQVVAPPPGLVGWWPGDGDADDISGNGYGGLLQHGAGFAPGRVGEAFHLDGVSQYVLIPDSTANLDPNPLDPTVEATLDAWVYFDQRPSDVGHIMTIVAKSGMGRDLDLQAETDDRFHFFVAGGAGAGGHVVSSTTITPGRWYFIAATYEANHEIRVYVNGALETTVAIPGLQRLPNGNPVTIGESYVFRGRFLSGLVDEVELFNRVLTPAEVRAIFEAGSAGKCKPGTCILSRFYLPLVQQRR; from the coding sequence ATGGAGCGGCACAGTGTCAGTGCGCGTCCTCCAGTACACGGGTTCGGCTCGTCTGCGTTACTGCTCTTGGTGTTGCTCGTGTCTCTGCTGCCGGCGGTGAGCCCCGGTAGTGGCTGGCTCAGCGCTGAGGCCGCGGGCCCCATTCCGGACCCTGCCGATGTGGCTAGCCAGGTAGTCGCCCCGCCGCCCGGCCTGGTGGGTTGGTGGCCGGGTGACGGTGATGCCGATGACATCTCCGGGAATGGATACGGCGGGTTACTGCAGCATGGCGCCGGGTTCGCCCCCGGTCGGGTGGGAGAGGCCTTCCACCTCGACGGGGTGAGTCAGTACGTCCTCATCCCGGACTCCACTGCCAACCTGGACCCCAACCCCCTGGACCCCACCGTGGAGGCCACCCTCGATGCCTGGGTGTACTTCGACCAGCGGCCCTCTGATGTAGGACACATCATGACCATCGTCGCCAAGTCAGGCATGGGACGGGACCTGGACCTCCAGGCCGAGACCGATGATCGTTTCCACTTCTTCGTGGCCGGCGGCGCTGGGGCCGGTGGCCACGTGGTATCGAGCACCACGATCACGCCAGGGCGATGGTACTTCATCGCCGCCACGTACGAGGCCAATCACGAGATTCGGGTCTACGTCAACGGCGCCCTCGAGACCACCGTCGCTATTCCGGGCCTGCAGAGACTGCCCAACGGGAACCCGGTGACCATTGGCGAGAGCTACGTGTTCCGGGGCAGGTTTCTTAGTGGCCTGGTAGATGAGGTGGAGCTGTTCAATCGGGTGCTCACGCCAGCAGAAGTGAGAGCGATATTCGAGGCTGGCAGTGCGGGCAAGTGCAAGCCAGGCACCTGCATCCTGAGCCGTTTCTACCTTCCCCTGGTACAGCAGCGACGTTGA
- a CDS encoding helix-turn-helix transcriptional regulator gives MERDLFLGFVKTHILYHAGRHPVYGLWLIEELSHHGYQLSPGTLYPMLSGLERKGLLARERRVVEGRVRKYYHLTPAGREALEAARDKALELVRELLEDDDATQPPAPQGHDH, from the coding sequence ATGGAGAGAGACCTCTTCCTCGGGTTCGTCAAGACGCACATCCTCTACCACGCCGGCAGGCACCCGGTGTACGGTCTCTGGCTCATAGAGGAGCTATCCCACCACGGCTACCAGCTCAGCCCGGGCACGCTCTACCCCATGCTCTCCGGCCTGGAGAGGAAGGGTCTGCTGGCTCGGGAGCGACGGGTGGTGGAGGGCCGCGTGCGCAAGTACTACCACCTCACCCCTGCCGGCCGGGAGGCGCTGGAGGCGGCCAGAGATAAGGCCCTCGAGTTGGTGCGAGAGCTGCTGGAGGACGACGACGCCACCCAGCCTCCGGCACCACAGGGGCACGACCACTAG
- a CDS encoding ABC transporter permease has protein sequence MVLTVVAKDLNLYFRNRFFAFITVLGLVFYIAAYFLMPRTVDEELTMAIYAPVMPPALAEALAEEGVVLDSQPSEEALRAAVASGQYQVGVVLPPDMTEQIAAGRRPTVQLYFTADLPPEFGEVYIMFVRELAFLIGGEPLNIETQEEVLGPDMAGQQVPPRDRMLPLLAVFVLMMETLGMASLISSEVEAGTLQALLVTPLTVPGLFLGKLITGTGLAFVQTVLLMAVTGGLMREPLLILVTLLLGAVMVTGLAFLVASVARDFMSVIGWGILVVVLLAIPGISVLLPGLVSGWIRLLPSHYLVDAVRRVVNFGAGWGEVASSLVLLAASAAVFVGVGMASLRRRFA, from the coding sequence ATCGTCCTCACCGTCGTCGCCAAGGACCTGAACCTGTACTTCCGGAACCGGTTCTTCGCTTTCATCACGGTTCTGGGGCTGGTGTTCTACATCGCTGCCTACTTCCTCATGCCGCGCACCGTGGACGAGGAATTGACCATGGCCATCTACGCCCCGGTCATGCCACCGGCGTTGGCCGAGGCCCTGGCCGAAGAAGGGGTTGTCCTCGACAGCCAGCCTTCGGAGGAAGCTCTTCGAGCTGCGGTGGCCAGCGGCCAGTACCAGGTAGGGGTGGTGCTGCCCCCGGACATGACGGAGCAGATCGCTGCCGGGCGGAGGCCAACGGTTCAGCTCTACTTCACCGCCGACCTTCCGCCCGAGTTTGGGGAGGTCTACATCATGTTCGTGCGGGAGCTGGCCTTCCTCATCGGGGGCGAGCCTCTGAACATCGAGACGCAGGAGGAGGTGTTGGGGCCGGACATGGCCGGTCAGCAGGTGCCTCCGCGCGACCGTATGCTGCCCCTGCTCGCTGTGTTCGTGCTCATGATGGAGACTCTGGGGATGGCCAGCCTGATCAGCAGCGAGGTGGAGGCTGGCACTCTGCAGGCACTGCTGGTCACGCCGCTGACGGTGCCGGGGCTGTTCTTGGGGAAGCTGATCACTGGCACCGGCCTGGCCTTTGTCCAGACGGTGTTGCTGATGGCGGTCACCGGTGGCCTGATGCGGGAGCCGCTGCTGATCCTGGTGACGCTTCTGCTGGGAGCTGTCATGGTGACGGGGCTGGCGTTCCTGGTGGCGTCGGTAGCTCGGGATTTCATGTCGGTGATCGGGTGGGGGATACTAGTGGTCGTGTTGCTGGCCATCCCGGGGATTTCGGTGCTTCTGCCCGGGCTGGTGTCGGGGTGGATACGACTGCTGCCCTCGCACTACCTGGTGGACGCGGTGCGTCGGGTGGTGAATTTCGGCGCCGGCTGGGGAGAGGTCGCTTCGTCGCTGGTCCTGCTGGCCGCGTCTGCTGCCGTGTTCGTTGGGGTGGGGATGGCGAGCCTGCGAAGGAGGTTCGCGTGA
- a CDS encoding ABC transporter permease, which produces MSLRRIGVLLRKEISQGWRNVMFIFAVVMPIVLTVVVSLLFGTVFSGKARLGLADEGTSQLVARARALESLEVKVYTSAAQLRAATAEGAVDLGVVLPAGFDERIIRGEPASLVAYLWGESTLRNRAVLGSTLATLIRDLAGQEAPVEIVTTTLGGEAAVPWETRLLPFILMMAMFLSGGMVPAATLVEEKQKRTLRALTTSPVSLGEVFAAKGLLGVILSVVMVAVTLVLNRAWGGEPLLLLATLVLGAIMAAAVGILLGAFIRDINTLFTVIKGAGILLYAPVIVYLFPEIPQWIGRIFPTYYMIGPLVEITLEGGTFATVAPELAVLVGLNVLLIAVIAAVAARAPQSEGALNPA; this is translated from the coding sequence GTGAGTCTACGGCGAATCGGCGTGCTCCTGAGGAAGGAGATCAGCCAGGGGTGGCGCAACGTTATGTTCATCTTTGCGGTGGTGATGCCGATTGTGCTCACCGTCGTCGTCTCTCTGCTTTTCGGCACGGTGTTCTCGGGCAAGGCCCGCCTGGGCCTGGCCGATGAGGGCACCTCGCAACTGGTGGCCCGGGCCCGAGCGCTGGAGTCGCTGGAGGTGAAGGTCTACACCTCCGCCGCGCAGTTGCGGGCGGCGACGGCCGAGGGGGCGGTCGATCTGGGCGTCGTCCTCCCGGCTGGTTTCGACGAGCGGATCATCCGGGGCGAGCCTGCCAGCCTGGTCGCCTACCTATGGGGAGAGAGCACGCTCAGGAACCGAGCGGTGCTGGGCTCGACCCTGGCGACGCTGATCCGGGACCTGGCCGGCCAGGAGGCGCCGGTGGAGATCGTGACCACCACATTGGGCGGGGAGGCGGCAGTCCCGTGGGAGACCCGGCTGCTGCCCTTCATCCTGATGATGGCCATGTTCCTGAGCGGCGGCATGGTGCCGGCGGCCACGCTGGTAGAAGAGAAGCAGAAGCGCACTCTGCGGGCGCTCACCACCTCGCCGGTGTCGCTGGGCGAGGTGTTTGCGGCCAAGGGGCTCCTCGGCGTGATCTTGAGCGTGGTCATGGTGGCCGTCACTTTGGTCCTCAACCGGGCCTGGGGCGGTGAGCCATTGCTCCTGCTGGCGACGCTGGTGCTGGGGGCGATCATGGCCGCCGCCGTCGGCATTCTGCTGGGGGCCTTCATCAGAGACATCAACACCCTCTTCACCGTGATCAAGGGGGCAGGCATACTGCTGTACGCCCCGGTCATCGTCTACCTGTTCCCCGAGATACCGCAGTGGATCGGGCGAATCTTCCCCACCTACTACATGATCGGGCCGTTGGTGGAGATCACCCTCGAGGGCGGGACCTTCGCCACCGTGGCGCCGGAGTTGGCGGTGCTGGTAGGTCTGAATGTGCTGCTGATCGCCGTCATCGCGGCCGTCGCGGCGCGGGCACCTCAGTCGGAGGGGGCGTTGAACCCGGCGTAG
- a CDS encoding beta-lactamase family protein encodes MSPETATVPGRLGLSEERLELAGRVLAEAVAQGTVPAAAAAVLKNGQFARLWAAGRRSPAQDAHPVQEDTIFLVASLTKPVVCAGAMLLVQDGSLALDQQVAALLKGFGKRGKDRITVRHLFTHTSGLPDQLPNNAELRRRHAPIEEFVQEVFSVEPLFPAATRISYQSMGILMLAEIVQRTTGQKLRDFLRQHLFGPLGMDDTTLGLPDSGMERTALVGSPDEPQYGTSDSDWGWNSPYWRDFGAPWGGLHSTAADLGRFLAHMLGDLPGPLTPAARQAMVRDHTTPMPDIPPEEKLTHRWGLGWALGLNQFGDLTSPDTFGHIGATGTVFWADPATHLACVLLTNQPGRNNYLFPRFSNAVASAVLRAAPPPAS; translated from the coding sequence ATGTCACCAGAGACAGCGACCGTTCCAGGGAGACTCGGCCTGTCGGAGGAGCGCCTGGAGTTGGCCGGGCGCGTGCTGGCGGAGGCGGTGGCGCAGGGAACGGTGCCGGCCGCGGCAGCCGCCGTGCTGAAGAACGGCCAGTTCGCGCGCCTGTGGGCCGCGGGCCGTCGCTCCCCCGCCCAGGATGCCCATCCGGTGCAGGAGGACACCATCTTCCTGGTGGCTTCCCTGACCAAGCCGGTGGTCTGCGCTGGCGCGATGCTGCTGGTGCAGGACGGGTCGCTCGCGTTGGACCAGCAGGTGGCGGCACTCCTCAAAGGATTCGGCAAGAGGGGCAAGGACCGCATCACGGTGCGTCACCTCTTCACCCATACATCCGGCCTCCCCGACCAGCTGCCTAACAACGCCGAGCTTCGCCGGCGCCACGCCCCCATCGAGGAGTTCGTCCAGGAGGTGTTCTCCGTCGAGCCCCTCTTCCCCGCCGCCACCCGGATCAGCTACCAGAGCATGGGCATCCTCATGCTGGCCGAGATCGTACAGCGGACGACGGGCCAGAAGCTGCGTGACTTCCTGCGGCAGCACCTCTTTGGCCCTCTGGGCATGGACGACACCACCCTGGGCCTGCCCGATTCGGGCATGGAGCGCACCGCTCTGGTCGGCTCTCCCGACGAGCCCCAGTACGGCACCTCGGACTCCGACTGGGGCTGGAACTCGCCTTACTGGCGCGACTTCGGCGCTCCCTGGGGTGGGCTGCATTCCACCGCCGCTGACCTGGGCCGGTTCCTGGCCCACATGCTGGGAGACCTGCCCGGCCCGCTGACCCCGGCCGCGCGACAGGCTATGGTCCGCGATCACACTACCCCTATGCCGGATATCCCCCCGGAGGAGAAGCTCACTCACCGCTGGGGGCTGGGCTGGGCCCTGGGGCTGAACCAGTTCGGCGACCTGACCTCGCCCGACACCTTTGGCCACATCGGCGCCACCGGCACCGTCTTTTGGGCCGACCCGGCCACCCACCTAGCTTGCGTCTTGCTGACCAATCAGCCGGGGAGGAACAACTACCTCTTCCCTCGGTTCTCGAACGCCGTGGCGAGCGCGGTGCTGAGGGCGGCCCCGCCCCCGGCCTCGTAA